In the genome of Caloranaerobacter ferrireducens, the window TCAACAAGAGATACATGATCAAATAAAAGATATACATGGAATAGAAATATCAGCTGAAATGGTAAGTAAAATAACTGATAAATTAATGCTTAAAATAAAAGAATGACAAAATAGACCTCTTCATCCAATATATCTACTTGTATTTATGGATGCTATACACTATAAAGTAAGAGAAGATGGACAAATTTAAAAAAGCAGCTTATGTTGTATTAGGAATAAGTATCCATTTGCCATAAAAAGCTGGTATGCTAACTCGGATGTGTTATTATCTTTCTTTCAGATAAAGCTCTATACAAGATTCTTTATTTAGCAAGTCAAAACGTGATGAAAAAATGGACTGCCCGTTATAAAGACTGGGATATAGTAATTAATCAATTAATGATATTCTTTGAAGGAAGGATAGAACCATATCTTTAAAAATAACTAATAACTTTTAATTCAGACCAAAATTATAAAGGAAATTTTTTGAGTGTTATTTTAATAAAAAGCAAACTTTTTCTATCATACAATTTGCTTCCAAAATTATACAGTTTTATACATATTACCTTATAATTTTGGCAATCATAGAAATAAATTTAAATAGTATTTATTACTATTTAGTTAATTATTTCTTGTCAGATTGGAGTTGTACTTTCTTAAAGCACAAATTTATTTACAGATTCCTTTTTCAGGGAATTTAATGATTATATTACAAAACCCCTGCATATATTAAATATTTGCAGGGGTTTTGCCGACAATCTGAAGCCATATCTAGTGATATGGCTTATTTTTCTCTTATTCGAATCTTATTAATAACTTTCCTTACCCCTTCAACACTCATAGCCAATTCTTTTGCTATTTCTGCATCTCTTCTAGTTTGTGCATATCCAGATAATGAGGCAATACCTCCTGTAACTGTACAAGCAATATCTTCTCCACTAAAATCAGCTCTATTTAATTTATCTCTAATCATATTAGTTATAGTAACATCATCAATTACTCCTAAAGTAGAGATTTGTGTATTATTTACAACATCCTTTACACCTCTGACTTCAGAGGCAATTTTCATTGCAATATGTGAATCTTTTAATGTGTCTACATGACCAACTAGATTTACAACACCATCTTTTACCTTAACTCCAATACCATTTATTTTTTCAGAATAACTGTTATTACGAAGTCTGTCGATAACTTCTTTTTCGATATGCTTATCTGTAATTTGCCCTTCAATACCTATAGTTATGTTGTTTTCTACTTTTCTAACTCCGTCAATATTATAAGCGATTTGCTCTGCGTATTTTTTTTCTGCTAGTACATCAACAAATCCAGAAAGATGAACGACTCCATCTCTGCAGGTTACGTTAATATCCATACTAGATGCTTGCATTTTCTCTTCTAATTGGTCTTTGATGTAATCAACTAATAATTCATCTTTTGTAAGATTTTCTTTCTTATCTTTAATATTCAAATTAAACACCCCTTTTAAACTATTTATATTAGTTTTACACATCATTGATAGAAATATGAATACTTGCTATTGCTTATATGAATTTTTCAAAACATTGATAAAATTTATTGCTTTAGTATTTTGTATCTTATATAATATGATTATCTTGGGTTAATCAACTTATTTAGAAGGGGTGTATAAACGATGCATAAAATGACGACGGGAAGAACTAGGAAAACGATTCCGTATTTGGATACTATTATTTTTTTAGGAATTATTTCTTTATTTTTTGGCTATTTAGGGGCGAATATGGGAATTAGTAATATGTTTTCGACTATTATGTCAACAGCTTACAAATTACTAGTTGATACTGTATTTTATATTATGGCAATAGCAGTATTAACTGGAGCTTTTGGTAAGCTTGCAACTGAATTTGGTTTAGTTAAATTATTAAATAAGATATTTTCTCCTCTAATGAAACCTCTATTCAATATGCCTGGAGTAGCTTTTTTAGGAGTAATAACAACTTATCTTTCTGATAACCCAGCGATTATATCATTATCTAAGGATGATGATTTTTTAAGTTATTTTAAGAAGCATCAAGTACCCTGCTTATGCAATTTAGGTACTGCATTTGGAATGGGTCTTATAGTTACAACCTTCATGACAGGCTTAGGGTATTTCAAAGAGGCATTAATAGGAAATATTGGTGCTATAATAGGAAGTATTATTAGCGTTAGAATAATGGCTCACAGAACTAAAAAAGTATTACCTGAAGAGCCAGAAAAAGAGATAAAAAACAAGAAAGATATAGATATTGAAGATAATATTATAGAACATGCACAAGGCAGCTTTTTTGAAAGGTTTTTGACAGCTTTCTTAGAAGGAGGTAAGCTAGGCGTAGATATTGGACTTAGTATAATTCCAGGTGTTTTAGTAATTTGTACTGTTATAATGGTTTTAACTTTTGGACCAGCTGATCCTTCTATTGGATATCAAGGAAAGGCTTTTGAAGGAGTTAGATTATTGCCAAGAATAGGAGAGTTTTTGTCACCTATTATAAAGCCTTTATTTGGATTTAAGAGCCCTGAGGCTATAGCATTTCCTATAACTGCATTGGGGGCTGTTGGAGCAGCTTTAAGTCTTGTTCCAAAGTTTTTAGAAAGTGGTATTATAGGTCCAAATGAAATAGCCGTTTTTACTGCGATGGGAATGTGTTGGAGCGGGTTTTTAAGTACACATGTTGCTATGTTAGATGCATTGGGACATAGAAAACTTATATCAAAAGCGATAACGAGCCATGTAATAGGTGGTATTGCTGCTGGAATTTCTGCTCACTTAATTATTTTGCTTTTGAATTTCATATAAAAATGTTAGACAAGGTGGTAATATGATGCATGATTTAGAAACAGCAAAAAAAATATTATTTGAGAAAAATTATTCTCTAGTTGTAGTTAAAAATGGTGAAGTAATATTTGTAAGTAGAGAAAAAGGGATAAAACCACTATTAAGTGTTGTTTTAGAAAAAGAAGAAACTATAAAAGAAGGAAGTTTAGCTGATAAAGTTATAGGTAAAGCAGCAGCGATGCTTTGCATAAAAGCAGGGTTTACATCTGTTTTTGCAGATATTATGAGTGAAAGTGCTATTAAAACATTAAAAGAATCTAATATAAAATACGAATACAACACGAAGGTGCAATATATATTAAATAGAGATAAGAGTGATATGTGCCCTGTTGAAAAGATAGCTCAAAGTCATGAAGATACAGCAAAATTAATAGAAGAGGTAAAAAAGTTTCTTAATGTAATTATTGATAAATAATATATAATTGTATTATAATTATTGTGATGTCCTAAAAAGGGGAGATGATATGAAAATCGCAGTTGTAGATGGGCAGGGTGGAGGTTTAGGGAAGTCGATTGTAGAAAAGATTAGAAGTGAAATTAAAGATGATATAGAAATCATCGCATTGGGAACGAATTCTTTGGCAACCTCCAATATGTTGAAGGCAGGAGCTAATGCAGGGGCAACTGGTGAAAATGCTGTAAAGGTAATGAGTCAAAAAGTTGATATAATTATCGGGCCAATAGCAATATTGATTGCGAATTCTATGATGGGAGAAATAACTCCAGTAATGGCTGAAGCCATATCGACAAGTGAAGCAAGAAAAATTATTTTGCCTCTTAATAGATGCAATGTCTATATAGCAGGTACACAAGAACTAAATATCAATCAAATGCTTGATTATATTATTGAGGAAATAAATAAAGCTAGGAAGTAAAACCATGAAGGTAATCTTATAGAAAAGATTATTTTCATGGTTATTTTTTTAAGGAGGGATTGAATATGAATTTAAACAGTAAAACTAGAGAAATTGTTTTAGCAGGATTATTTATTGCCATGGGTATAGTATTACCATCTTTATTCCACTTAACAGGTATTAGTGGGAAAGTTTTCTTACCAATGCATATCCCTGCATTAATAGCTGGATTTTTTGTATCATCTCCAACTGCATTTATTATTGGTTTTATATTGCCTTATTTAAATTCAATGATTACAGGAATGCCACCTTTATTCCCAATAGCTTTGATTATGTCTTTTGAGATAGGGTTATATGGTTTAAGTGTATCTATTTTCAGTAAAAAAATGAAGCTAAATACTATTATATCTTTGATTTTAGCAATGATTACAGGGAGAATTGGTGGTGGATTAGTAGCTTATATTTTATCTGTTCTTTTCGGAGTAAAAATAAGAGCGCTTATGTTTGTTAAAGGATCGATATTAACAGGTTTACCAGGAATAATAATTCAACTTATTTTTATACCTATAATAGTGTTAGCTTTAAGTAAATACAGTAATAGAGAAATTACTGAAAATAATACCCTATAGTAGTTTTGCTATAGGGTATTTTTTATCGATAAAATATTTGAATTAACCGAAGTTATACTGTATAATAATTTAAAATTATTAGTTGGGGGGAGTTTACAATGATTAGATTGCTTAATAATGAGGATTATGACATACTTATGGAATATATTAAGAAAGAAAAAGAGTTAAATTTGTTTATTATAGGAGATGTTGAAAACTATGGATTCAATAATGAATTTCAGAAATTGTGGGGAGAATTTAATCAAAAAGGAGAACTAATTGGTGTTTTATTAAAATACTTTGAGAGCTTTATTTTTTATTCAAGAGATGAATTTGATGTTGAAGGGTTTTATAATATTATGAAGAATGAAGAATTTAAGTTGTTATCAGGAGAAAAATCTATAGTTGAAAAATTTGAAAAACTGCATAGCTTTTCAAAAAAAAGAGATACATATTTCTGTAAATTAGATAAAGGTTCAAAACTTGAAGAGAATGAGTTATTGGCTAATGTAAGAAAAGTAGAGTTAGAAAATGTTGATGAGATAGTTAAACTATACAAATTAATAGAAGAGTTTTCTAGAGACATATCTGAAGAATCTATAAGGAAGAAATTTGAGGATAATACAGGTAGAGGATACTATATAGAGGAAGATGGAAAAATGGTTTCAGTTGCGCAAACAACAGCTGAAAACAGTACTTCTGCTATGATAGTTGGTGTTTGTACTCATCCAGATTATAGAAAGAGAGGTTATGCAACAGCTTGTATGACTAAATTATGTAAGGCTCTTCTAAATGAAGGAAAAAGTTTATGCCTTTTTTATGATAATCCAAAAGCTGGTAGGATATACAAAAGGTTAGGATTTAAAGATATGGGAATTTGGACAATGTACAATAAATAAAGGAGTTTTTATATATGGATAAGCTTAAAGTAAAAGATTTTTTGAAGGCATATGAAATGGCAAAAAAAGTTTATATGATAAAAGAAGTATTGATAGATGAAATTGAAATAACTCAAATAGTAAGAGATTATTGTATACAGAATAAATGTGAACAATATGGTGCAAACTACATGTGTCCGCCATATGTTGGTGATATTGAAGATTTTAAAAAGAAGTTGAAAACATATAATGCTGGCTTTGTAGTTATAGTTAGAGATAATATAAATAATCCAAATGATATGGAAGAATTCTATAAGCCTGCTTATAAGCTTCATAAGATTATGTTGGAACTGGAAGAAGAAGCAAAAAAACTAGGTTTTGAAAATTCTTATGCTTTGATTGGTGGGAACTGTAAACTATGTAAAGTATGTAATGCAAAACTTGGTATCAAAGAGTGTAATTATCCTGATAAGGCTAGACCTTCTTTAGAAGCAATGGGCATAGATGTTATAAATACGTGCAAGAAAATAGGTATTAATATCGAATTTAAAAAAGATGAAGTTACTTGGGTTGGACTATTGTTAATATAATTTTGCAATAAATAAATGAGGGAAATATTCCCTCATTTTTTGTGTTTAAAAATAGAAAAAATTACATATAAATATTGGCAAATGCACATAAAAAATGTATAATATAAATAGCATATGCCATAAATAAAAGTAATAGAGGAGGTCATCTAATGGAAAATAAAATTAACAAAATAATTGCAGTAATGAGTGGCAAAGGTGGTGTTGGTAAATCCTTTGTATCAAGTTTACTAGCAGTAAATCTGAACAGAGAAGGATATAAGGTCGGAATAATGGATGCAGATATTACTGGACCAAGTATACCAAAGATCTTCGGTTTAAATAAAGTAAGAGCTCAGATAATAGATAAAAAATTACAACCAGTTGAAACAAAAACAGGGATAAAAGTTATGTCACTAAATCTATTATTAGAAGAAGAAAATAAACCTGTTATTTGGAGAGGACCGTTAATTTCTGGAACAGTTAAACAATTTTATGATGAAACCAACTGGGGAGAATTAGATTACTTAATAATTGACTTACCACCTGGAACTTCTGATGTAACACTTACTGTTATGCAGTCTATGCCTGTTGATTATATCGTTGTTGTTACATCACCACAAGACTTAGTTAACCTTATAGTTGAAAAATCAATTCACATGAGTAAGATGATGAATGTTCCTATTTTAGGTATTGTTGAGAATATGAGTTATGCTGTATGCCCTGATTGTGGTAAAAAAATAGAAGTATTTGGTAAGAGTAAATCTGAACAAGTAGCAAAAGAAATGGGATTAGATTTAATTGCAAAATTACCTATAAATTCAGGATTTACACAATTATGCGATGAAGGAAGAATAGAATTGTTCAATCATGAATTAGAAGAATTTGCAAGTTTAGGTACAAAAATTTTAGAAAAAATGTAGGAGGAATGAACTATGAAGGTGTGTTTTAGTAGTGAAGGTAAAAGCTTGGATAGTCAGCTGGATCCACGTTTTGGAAGATGCAAATACTTTATCATAGTAGATACAGAAACAAATGAGTTCAAAGTAGTTGAAAATGAGGGTTTTGTATCAGAACATGGTGCTGGTGTTTCAGCAGCTAATTTAGTTGTAGATGAAGGAGCAGATATTGTTATAACTAGAAATATTGGACCTAACTCAATGAAAATACTTACAAGTACTAAAATAAGTATTTATGAAGGTCAGGCAGATACAATTAAGGCTAATTTGGAACTTTTAAAACAAGATAAATTGAATGAAATAAAAGAACCTAAAAAATCACACTTTGGATTACAGAACAGGTGGGGAAGGTAAAATGAAAATATCTGTACTAAGTGGAAAAGGTGGTACTGGAAAAACTACAGTAGCTACTAATTTAGCTTATTATTTAAGTAAGAAAGGAAAAAAGGTTCAGTATTTAGATTTTGATGTAGAAGAGCCTAATGGTTTCATATTTTTAAAACCTGAAATAAAAAATACTTTTGAAGTAAAAGTTAAAGTTCCACAAATTGATGAATCTTCTTGTACACAATGTGGTTTATGTGCAAAAAAATGTAATTTTAATGCTTTAGCAGTTACTAAAAATGGTGTTTTAGTTTTTGAAAAAATATGTCATAGTTGTGGACTATGTAGCTTAGTATGTCCAGTAAATGCAATTACTGAAACCGAGAGAGAAATCGGTAAAATTGAAATAGGTTATACTAATAATCTTAAAGCAGTTAGAGGAGTTCTTAACATAGGAGAACCTATGGGCATACCAATTTTAAAGAATTTAAAAAAACTAATAACTCCTGATTATATAAATATTATAGATTCTCCACCTGGTAGTTCATGCAGCGTTGTGCATTCAGTTGAGGGGTCTGATTATGGGATTTTAGTTACTGAACCAACTAAGTTTGGATTACATGATTTAGAGATTGCAGCTAATGTTATACGACAATTAGGAGTACCATTTGGTGTAGTTATTAATAAATCTGATGAAAATGACTATATTATTGAAGAATTTTGTGAAAAACAGGGAATAGATATAATTGAGAAAATACCATTTGATAGGAGTATTGCCCAAAAGTATTCTAAGGGAGAATTACTTGAAGATAAAAGCTTTATAGAAGTTTTTGAAAATATTTTTTCTAAAATAATGGAGGTTTCATAAATGAAGCAGATAGTTGTAATTAGTGGAAAAGGAGGTACAGGTAAGACTACTCTTACTTCTTCATTTGCATATCTTGCTAAGAATAGAGATGTAGCTGATTGCGATGTGGAAGCTCCAAATCTTAATCTTATTTTAAATAATACTCCAATAAAAAGAGAATTATATATTGGAGGTAAAATAGCTTACATTGATAAAGAAAAATGTATTGAGTGTGGCAAGTGTAGAAGTATATGTAGATTTGATGCAATAAAAGAAAATTTTGAGATAAATGATATAAAATGCGAGGGATGTGGAGCTTGTGTTGAAGTATGTCCTAATGAAGCAATTAAATTAGTTGACGATGAAACAGGAGATGTTATTACAAGCTCTATTGAAGGTGGAAAATTTTCGTATGCTCAGTTAAGGATTGGCGCTGATGGTGCAGGTAAAGTGGTTACTAAGGTAAGACAGTCACTTATAAGTGACAAGGAGAAACCAGAGTTAGTCATAATTGATGGTTCTCCAGGTATTGGATGTGTTGTGATATCTTCACTTACAGGTTGTAATATGGCTGTAGTTGTAACTGAACCAACACAGTCGGGATTAGAGGACCTAATGAGAGTATTAAGTTTAGTAGACTATTTTCATATGAAAGCTTATGTGGTTATAAATAAATTTGATATTAACCTGGAAAAAACAAAAGAAATTGAAGATTTTTGTAATGAAAATAATTTTGAAGTTGTTGGTAAAATACCTTTTGATCCATATGTAAGTAAAGCAATAAAGAAAAGCAAACCAGTAGTACTATTTGAGGAAAGTATTGCTGGTAAGGAAATTAGAAAAATATGGAACATAATAAATGAAAAGATTAAGGAGGTAGAATAATGAGAATTGCGTTAGCTGTTGATGGTAATTATGTATCACAACATTTTGGCCATTGTGAGGGATTTGAATTAGTTGATATTCAAAACAATGAAGTAAAAAATAGAATTTTTGTTCCTAACCCAGGACATAGACCAGGGTTTTTACCAAAGTTTTTAAGTGAAAAAGGAGTTAACACTATTGTTGCTGGTGGTATGGGGCAAACAGCTCAAGCTTTATTTAACGAAAATGGAATAGATGTTCTAGTTGGCATTAGTGGCAGTATTGAAGAGGTAATAAAAAATTATATTAATGGTACATTAATATCTACAGATGAGGTTTGTGAGAGACATGAGCATCATGGAGAATGTGGTCATTAGGAGAATTTTATGCAAGGCAAAAGATTAAGTTATATAGAAAATATCCTAAAGGAAAATGGTTACAGGATAACTGAGCAAAGAAGAAAAATAATAAAATTGTTTCTAGATAATCCGAATAAGCATTTTCATCCAACAGATATTCATGCTTTTCTCATTGAACAAGGAGAAGCTGTGGGTATTGCAACAGTATACAGAAATATAAAAATCTTGTTGGATAATGACATAATAGAGGAAGTAACATTTAATAGTTCAAAATTATACGAACTAAAACTATTTTCAAGAAAAAGTATCCATGCACATTTTATCTGTTTAAAATGTAAAAGAGTATTAGATTATATCGATGTAGATACTTCACTTAAATTGATTAAAATAATAAATGAAATTGAGAGAAGATATGATTTTAAAATTGAGGATAGTGAGATTACATTCACAGGTTTTTGCAAAAAATGTTCAATTGATGAGTAAGTTTAAAAAGGCCCGATATTTATAGGGCCTTTTATTTCTATTAATATCTAAAAAAACCACCAGATAATATTAATGGTATAAATAATAAAATAATCCACCAGTAAGAACCATAACCATGACCACGTCTTTGCTCTTCGTTTTCTTTTTCATTTTCTTTTTCCTTTTCGATTTCATCAATTACTTCAACTGGTGGTATATAATATCTATATCTTCTAGGCATAAACCAAAACCTCCCTTAAATAACTTATATACGTAAATATTTATATTCTAATACATGGTATGTAAATAGAAAATGATTTGTTACTTAAGAAAAAAAACGGCTTTCGCCGTTTATGTAATAGTTTATATTTTTTCTCTGATTATGCTTTCAACTTCATCTTCATTAGGAAATCTTCCTAATTCTTTTTTTGAAAAAATCAATTCATCATTAAACTTAACTTCAAAAACTCCACCTGAAGAAGGTAGTAATGTTATAGACTTAATTTTATTTTTATGTTCCTTAAGTAATTTTTCTGTAAGGCTAACTGCCTTAGGACGATATCCTCAAGTAGTACAGTATTCAATACTTATTTTATTTTCCATATTAAAGACCTCCTTTTAGTTTTATTATAACTATAAAATTAAAACATATCAAACAAAATATTGAAAACAATGTAAAATATAGCTATTTTGAGTTTAAACTGTAATAAAGTTATATATAACAATTGAATAATTAGTCATTAAAAAATACATACTAATATTGAAAACTTGATTAAAATTGAAGGAGTGTCTATATGGATACAAAACCAAATTTTGAAGAAATAAAAAGAAGGTTTAAAAATGCAGATTTAGATGAGAAAATTAGGATTTATACAACAACTCAAGGACTTACTGTTGAACAGTTTAAAGAATTATTAAGAATGTTTCCTATACAGCATTTAGATAAATTAGAAAGAGCTATGGCATAAACCCGATTTTTCGGGTTTTTCAATTTTCCTTTTCTTTTTGTTGATTTTACCAAACTTTTTAGAGGTGGGAAATGGAGAGTATTATTTTAAATATTATAGATAAATTGGTTAGTGGTAATAAGTTATTTCTTTATTTATTTTTCTTTTTTTCACAATACTTACAAATAATTTTCCCACCATATCCAGGAGATATGGTATTGGTTATAGAAGGATATTTGTCTGAACTTGTACATTTAAACATTTATTTTATATTAACTATTGCATGGTTTGGAACTTTTTTATCATCTTTAATGTTATATAAACTTGGTGAAAAGGAAAAAGAAAAAATACTACATTCAAAATTTATTAAATTTATATTCAATACTAAGAAATTTCTAAAATTAAAAAACATGTTTAATAGGCATGGCCCTGCTGCTATTTTTGTAAGTAAGTTTATTCCTGGTATATATTCATTTACAGTCTTAATAGCTGGAATTTCTGAGGCAGATAAAAAGTTAACCTATCTTACAATTGGAATAGTTAATATTATTCATCATACGATGTTGATTGTTTTAGGGAAAATATTAAAAGAAAATTGGGTAATAATTATTAATGTACTAAAAACTTATAATAAATATGTTATTATTGCAATGATTATTTTTACACTTTTCTATGTACTACTTACACGAGTCAATAAAAAGAAATTTGTTTAGCAGAGGGAGTTTTTATGGAAAAATATACAAAGTTGTTTGCATTAATTTGTATTGTCTGCTTACCAATAACTATGCTACTTATGAATTTAGAAATAGCAACATTTGATATTAGTTTTTTTAAAGATAAATATGAAGAATATAATATAGAAAATGTAACGGGAATAAGTGAAGAGAATCTAATGTTAATTACAGAAAAGCTTTTAGATTATCTTAAAGGTAAAAGAGAAAATATTATTATTTTTACAGATGTAGGAGGTAAAATTGAGCAGGTCTTTGAAGAAAGAGAATTATTACATCTAAAAGATGTAAGAGAGTTATTTAGGAAAGAACATGTTACAAGAAATTTGACTTTATTGCTAACTGTAGTTTCATTAATATATATATTTTACAAAGATAAAAATAGATTAAAAAAGATTTTAGTTATTACATCTTCAATAGAACTGTTTTTAGTTGGAATGCTTTACATATTGATATATTCAGATTTCTATAAGTATTTTACTTATTTTCATAAAATTTTATTTTCAAATGATTTGTGGCTGCTTAATCCAAAAACGGATATTTTGATACAAATGTATCCGTTGGAGTTTTTTAGCAGTATTACTTATAGAATATTTGCATTGTTTTTATTAGAAAATTTAGGTTTACTATTAATAGCTTTATTGTTGCCAAGCAGAAAACAGTCAAATCATATAGGTGTTTAGCCTATATGTTTTTTTGTATAAAAATTTTGAAAGAGGATATGATTATTAAAAACTGATAAAGCAGGTGATTTGAATGGATATAACAAATGCTTTGAAAGTTACAAAAAAGCATATAGACAGTTACAGAAATAAAAAGAGGTTAAAAAAATATTACTTAGAAGAGATGAAAAAAGGAAAGTCATACTTGGCTATAGTTCTAGATGGAATTATGTTAAGACTTATAATTACTTTTGGTTTCTTTTTATATTTTTATATTAAGACAAATGACTATTTGTTTAGTTTTGTAGTTGCTGTTCAGTTCTTTATAATAGTAAACTTGTTATTATATCAAATTAGTACTGTTAAACTTAATAAAGTAATTAAAAGGACTAATGAAGTAGTTGCAAAAGAAGAAATTTTAAAAGATTTATTAAATAAAACTCCATATGAATTTATAGAGTACTGTTATGATGTATTAGAAAATGTAGGTTTGGAAGATTTAAAAATGTTACATCAAAGAGATATTGATATGATAGGCGATTTTAAGGGGAAAAGCATAGGGATTAAATGTTTACAATATGAAGATGATTATAAAGTTACAATAAAGGATGTTAAAGAGTTTTTCTTATCTTTAAAAAAACTTGATATAGAATCAGGCGCTATAATAACAACATCAACTTTTACAGAAGATATTAAAGACTTTTTACCAAAGTTACAAAAGCATATAAGAATTTATCTGCTTGATAAAGATAGCTTCGTTGAGTTAATTAAAAAAACAGAATTATATCCTAAAGAGCGAGAAATTGAAAAAATAATAATAAATAGGATACGAGATA includes:
- a CDS encoding DedA family protein; translation: MESIILNIIDKLVSGNKLFLYLFFFFSQYLQIIFPPYPGDMVLVIEGYLSELVHLNIYFILTIAWFGTFLSSLMLYKLGEKEKEKILHSKFIKFIFNTKKFLKLKNMFNRHGPAAIFVSKFIPGIYSFTVLIAGISEADKKLTYLTIGIVNIIHHTMLIVLGKILKENWVIIINVLKTYNKYVIIAMIIFTLFYVLLTRVNKKKFV
- a CDS encoding SelT/SelW/SelH family (seleno)protein; the protein is MENKISIEYCTTUGYRPKAVSLTEKLLKEHKNKIKSITLLPSSGGVFEVKFNDELIFSKKELGRFPNEDEVESIIREKI
- a CDS encoding Fur family transcriptional regulator translates to MQGKRLSYIENILKENGYRITEQRRKIIKLFLDNPNKHFHPTDIHAFLIEQGEAVGIATVYRNIKILLDNDIIEEVTFNSSKLYELKLFSRKSIHAHFICLKCKRVLDYIDVDTSLKLIKIINEIERRYDFKIEDSEITFTGFCKKCSIDE
- a CDS encoding TIGR01906 family membrane protein, which codes for MEKYTKLFALICIVCLPITMLLMNLEIATFDISFFKDKYEEYNIENVTGISEENLMLITEKLLDYLKGKRENIIIFTDVGGKIEQVFEERELLHLKDVRELFRKEHVTRNLTLLLTVVSLIYIFYKDKNRLKKILVITSSIELFLVGMLYILIYSDFYKYFTYFHKILFSNDLWLLNPKTDILIQMYPLEFFSSITYRIFALFLLENLGLLLIALLLPSRKQSNHIGV
- a CDS encoding restriction endonuclease yields the protein MDITNALKVTKKHIDSYRNKKRLKKYYLEEMKKGKSYLAIVLDGIMLRLIITFGFFLYFYIKTNDYLFSFVVAVQFFIIVNLLLYQISTVKLNKVIKRTNEVVAKEEILKDLLNKTPYEFIEYCYDVLENVGLEDLKMLHQRDIDMIGDFKGKSIGIKCLQYEDDYKVTIKDVKEFFLSLKKLDIESGAIITTSTFTEDIKDFLPKLQKHIRIYLLDKDSFVELIKKTELYPKEREIEKIIINRIRDRNKKIREYRKNLLSKGKSSKYIFLGIMIYFLGRVTNYQKYYSIVSYFLLILGLASIIKNVIIFFRPEIEKNEDSFI